One genomic region from Sulfuriflexus mobilis encodes:
- a CDS encoding sigma-54 interaction domain-containing protein, with translation MSQLDQFVAALESILHHVEDGILIADNEQTLLYHNQLFRDLLAIPEDKSLLHMRDLEGLNLKKELLRAAIEAGQTDAASRPIDSFVEFEHVHVAGESARHLRIRSGVVRSPCTTAPLRLLIVRDYTEQQQLRAVLSHADESGMVTHDPQMLEIIARLEQIAPSPAFVLLQGESGTGKTQLARYLHNKSARRDGPYVEVNCAAIPHSLIESELFGHVKGAYTGAHQQRAGRFQAAHGGTLFLDEISEVPIELQAKLLRAVQDQKFEMVGSDKTISVDVRVITASNRNLREAVDDGSFRADLYYRLAVIPIHIPALRERPGDIPTLIQHFTQQLAARGYPSNTEWDQEAINLMMNYPWPGNVRELCNAVEHGIICAEAGRVTAHSLPQDLLHYTGRGMAANSHYLQAEQNELQREAIMTALREANGNRAEAADKLGINRTTLWRRMQKLGIDEAAVMSH, from the coding sequence ATGTCACAGCTGGATCAATTCGTCGCCGCCCTGGAATCCATTTTGCATCACGTCGAGGACGGGATCCTCATCGCCGATAACGAGCAGACCCTGCTCTATCACAACCAGCTGTTCCGCGACCTGCTCGCGATCCCAGAGGACAAATCGCTGCTGCATATGCGCGACCTCGAGGGGTTAAACCTGAAAAAGGAATTACTGCGCGCGGCCATCGAGGCCGGGCAAACCGATGCCGCCAGCCGCCCCATCGACAGTTTTGTCGAGTTTGAGCATGTTCACGTAGCCGGGGAGTCGGCCCGCCACCTGCGCATTCGCAGTGGTGTGGTGCGTTCCCCCTGCACCACGGCACCGCTACGCCTACTCATCGTCCGTGACTACACCGAACAGCAGCAGCTGCGCGCCGTGCTCTCGCACGCCGATGAAAGCGGCATGGTCACCCATGACCCGCAAATGCTCGAGATCATCGCCCGCCTCGAGCAAATCGCCCCCAGCCCGGCCTTTGTCCTGCTGCAGGGCGAATCCGGCACCGGCAAGACCCAGCTGGCCCGCTATCTGCACAACAAGAGCGCCCGCCGTGATGGCCCCTACGTGGAGGTCAACTGCGCTGCCATCCCGCACAGCCTGATCGAGTCGGAGTTATTCGGTCATGTAAAAGGCGCCTATACCGGTGCCCATCAGCAACGCGCCGGACGCTTCCAGGCCGCCCATGGCGGCACCCTGTTTCTCGATGAGATCAGCGAGGTGCCCATCGAACTGCAGGCCAAGCTGTTACGCGCCGTGCAGGATCAGAAGTTTGAGATGGTCGGTTCGGATAAAACCATTAGTGTCGATGTCCGCGTGATCACGGCGAGCAACCGTAACCTGCGCGAGGCCGTTGATGATGGCAGCTTCCGCGCAGACCTTTACTATCGCCTCGCCGTGATCCCCATCCACATCCCCGCCCTGCGCGAGCGCCCCGGCGATATCCCGACGCTGATCCAGCACTTCACGCAGCAACTCGCCGCGCGCGGCTACCCGAGCAACACCGAGTGGGACCAGGAGGCCATAAACCTGATGATGAATTACCCCTGGCCCGGCAACGTGCGTGAACTCTGCAATGCCGTCGAACACGGCATCATCTGTGCCGAGGCCGGGCGGGTCACCGCACACAGCCTGCCGCAAGACCTGCTCCACTACACCGGGCGAGGCATGGCAGCAAATAGCCACTACCTACAAGCCGAGCAAAATGAACTGCAACGCGAAGCGATCATGACGGCCCTTCGTGAGGCCAACGGCAACCGCGCCGAGGCCGCCGACAAACTCGGCATCAACCGCACCACCCTGTGGCGACGCATGCAAAAACTCGGCATCGATGAAGCCGCGGTGATGTCGCATTGA
- a CDS encoding ABC transporter ATP-binding protein: protein MPQDKLTNHEPLNEGVVFHVHGVTKAYQMGEVQVHALRGVDLDLYSGEFTVLLGASGSGKSTLLNILGGLDTPTEGHVFYGERDLTRATETMLTEYRRYHVGFVFQFYNLIPSLTARENVSVVTEIAQTPMQPEEALRLVNLSDRMDHFPAQLSGGEQQRVAIARAIAKQPDVLLCDEPTGALDSKTGIVVLEALQRVNQELGTTTAVITHNAGIAQMADRVIHLADGRISQVYANETKLAPSELSW from the coding sequence ATGCCCCAAGACAAGCTAACCAACCATGAGCCACTGAATGAGGGCGTGGTGTTTCATGTTCATGGTGTTACCAAGGCGTACCAGATGGGCGAGGTACAGGTGCATGCCCTGCGCGGAGTGGATTTGGACCTATATAGTGGTGAATTTACGGTACTGTTGGGGGCCTCGGGTAGCGGCAAATCCACTCTATTGAATATCCTTGGCGGACTGGATACCCCAACTGAAGGGCATGTGTTTTATGGCGAGCGCGATTTGACCCGTGCTACCGAGACTATGCTGACCGAATACCGTCGTTACCATGTCGGTTTTGTCTTCCAGTTTTACAATCTGATCCCAAGTCTCACCGCGCGAGAAAATGTCTCGGTTGTTACCGAGATTGCACAGACTCCCATGCAGCCGGAAGAGGCCTTGCGACTGGTTAACCTAAGTGATCGCATGGATCATTTTCCGGCACAGCTTTCCGGTGGCGAACAACAGCGGGTCGCCATTGCCCGCGCGATTGCGAAACAACCGGATGTATTGTTATGCGATGAACCAACTGGTGCACTCGATTCCAAAACAGGCATCGTGGTACTGGAAGCCCTGCAACGGGTCAACCAGGAACTGGGCACCACCACGGCGGTGATTACTCATAATGCGGGTATTGCCCAAATGGCGGATCGGGTAATTCATCTGGCCGACGGCCGTATTAGCCAGGTGTATGCCAATGAAACCAAACTCGCTCCCAGTGAACTGAGTTGGTGA
- a CDS encoding ABC transporter permease, which produces MKAIDKKLWRDLWQLRGQAFAITLVLACGVATYVMFLSTLDSLNQTRSTFYRDYRFADVFVSLVRAPESVRQRITEIPGVADVVTRVGGSVTVDLPDFPEPVSGFIISVPDQGEIHLNDMYLREGRKIDSGNNDEIVISEGFAKAHGLHPGDRLSVIIKGIRKELRIVGTGMSPEYLSLVPPGSFFPDPKRQIFIWMARTPLGHAFDMHGAFNSVALRLDAGVKVQDVITHLDDLLKPYGGGGAISREDQPSYKYLSHEIDQFDNLSNVFPGIFLGVAAFLLNVVITRLVATQREQIAVLKAFGYSNTDVTLHYIQLVLVIVTIGTGLGIVLGLWLGNMLAEIYVAYFRLPYLQFVLQPVVIIKAVFVSIAAAMIGAIFAVHRAAQLRPAEAMRPEAPAVYRQSILEYTWLKSRFSSPTRMILRHMERHLIKSALSIIGIALACGVVMSGRFTEDSVSYIMDVQFKFSQRQDLLLSFIEPTEYRSLYDLLNMPGVEHGEVFRSVPVRLHHGHLNFRTAITGLEPGGHIIQFLNADLKPFRLPASGIVLSDYFVNILDVKPGDWITVEILDGKGTRRQVQVVALGRQYLGLTGYMAIQSLNRLLREPHAINGALLSVDEREMPDILKRLKKIPRIAASSVRQQEIKNYRKTMDQTMLFYTTIASIFAVVIAVGIVYNSARIMLIERGRELASLRVLGLKRSEISYILLGELAILTLLAIPLGFLFGYGLCGYIASTLQNEIFRVPLVLEPDTYAFAALVVLVAATASAFMVHRQLDKLDLIAVLKTKE; this is translated from the coding sequence ATGAAGGCCATCGACAAAAAACTCTGGCGTGACCTTTGGCAATTGCGTGGTCAGGCCTTCGCCATCACGCTGGTGCTTGCCTGTGGTGTAGCGACATATGTTATGTTTTTAAGCACACTGGATTCGTTGAACCAGACAAGGTCAACGTTTTATCGTGACTACCGTTTTGCCGATGTGTTTGTCTCACTGGTACGGGCGCCGGAGTCAGTGCGGCAGAGAATCACCGAAATACCAGGTGTTGCTGATGTGGTTACCCGGGTTGGGGGAAGCGTTACGGTCGATCTTCCCGATTTCCCCGAACCTGTATCCGGATTTATCATTTCGGTACCGGATCAGGGGGAAATACATCTAAATGATATGTATCTACGTGAAGGTCGTAAAATAGATAGTGGCAATAATGATGAAATTGTCATTAGTGAAGGATTTGCAAAAGCACACGGTCTTCATCCTGGTGATCGGCTCAGTGTTATTATTAAAGGGATTCGCAAAGAACTTCGCATTGTCGGCACCGGCATGTCACCGGAGTACCTTTCTTTGGTACCGCCAGGCAGCTTCTTCCCTGATCCGAAACGACAGATTTTTATTTGGATGGCCCGTACGCCGCTTGGCCATGCCTTTGACATGCATGGCGCATTCAACAGTGTCGCGCTGCGGCTCGATGCCGGGGTGAAGGTGCAGGATGTGATCACGCATCTCGATGATCTACTGAAACCTTACGGGGGAGGGGGTGCGATATCCCGTGAAGATCAACCGTCGTACAAGTATCTATCACATGAAATCGATCAATTTGACAACCTGTCTAATGTCTTTCCCGGAATTTTCCTGGGCGTCGCCGCATTTTTATTAAATGTGGTAATAACCCGTCTTGTAGCAACGCAGAGAGAACAGATCGCTGTCCTGAAAGCCTTTGGTTACAGCAATACCGACGTGACCCTGCATTATATACAGTTGGTATTGGTAATCGTAACCATTGGTACGGGCTTGGGAATAGTGCTTGGCTTATGGTTGGGGAACATGCTGGCGGAAATATACGTTGCATATTTTCGCTTGCCTTATCTGCAATTTGTCTTACAACCTGTGGTCATCATCAAGGCGGTATTTGTAAGTATTGCTGCTGCAATGATTGGTGCCATATTTGCTGTGCATAGAGCAGCGCAGTTACGTCCGGCCGAGGCGATGCGCCCTGAAGCACCTGCAGTGTATCGGCAAAGTATATTGGAGTATACCTGGCTGAAGTCCAGGTTCTCCTCTCCGACCCGTATGATCCTCCGCCATATGGAACGACACCTGATTAAATCGGCACTGTCAATTATCGGGATAGCCCTGGCATGTGGTGTTGTGATGTCAGGGCGTTTTACAGAAGATAGCGTGAGCTACATCATGGATGTGCAATTCAAATTTTCCCAACGCCAGGATTTGTTACTTTCCTTTATTGAGCCGACAGAATACCGGTCTTTATATGATTTATTAAATATGCCCGGCGTCGAGCATGGTGAGGTATTTCGTAGTGTACCGGTAAGGTTGCATCATGGACATCTCAATTTTCGAACAGCAATTACAGGACTGGAGCCGGGGGGGCATATTATCCAATTCCTGAATGCTGATCTCAAACCCTTTCGGCTACCTGCATCGGGTATTGTCTTGTCGGATTATTTTGTGAATATCCTCGACGTAAAACCCGGCGACTGGATCACCGTTGAAATATTGGATGGCAAAGGCACCCGACGGCAAGTACAGGTTGTCGCACTCGGCAGGCAATATCTCGGCCTTACCGGCTATATGGCCATCCAATCCCTTAACCGCCTGTTACGAGAACCTCATGCAATCAATGGCGCACTACTGAGTGTTGATGAACGTGAAATGCCTGATATTTTAAAACGCCTGAAAAAAATACCACGAATAGCAGCGAGCAGCGTGCGGCAACAGGAGATTAAAAACTATCGTAAGACTATGGATCAGACCATGCTGTTTTACACGACGATAGCAAGCATTTTTGCAGTGGTGATTGCAGTGGGTATTGTTTATAACAGCGCGCGGATCATGCTCATCGAGCGTGGTCGCGAACTGGCCAGTTTGCGTGTGCTCGGACTGAAGCGCAGTGAAATTTCATATATTTTGCTGGGTGAACTAGCAATACTGACCCTGTTGGCGATTCCCTTGGGCTTTTTATTTGGTTACGGGCTTTGTGGTTACATCGCGAGCACTCTTCAGAACGAGATATTCCGTGTTCCATTGGTTCTGGAACCGGATACCTATGCTTTTGCCGCGCTGGTGGTTCTGGTTGCCGCAACGGCATCCGCTTTTATGGTACACCGTCAATTAGATAAACTGGATTTGATCGCCGTGCTGAAAACGAAGGAATAA
- a CDS encoding efflux RND transporter periplasmic adaptor subunit: MKLPHHTGLIGTIVAIIVGLVIGFWPQPSWVEVARVSRAPLLVTVVEEGKTRVIDRYIISAPVTGVACRVDMNVGDNVTQGQVLLGLDPMQSEVLDPRRREEAKARVAAAASALRAAEENARAAKADADYAATELTRIKKLFETGHVSHDVMDKANTAAHSTSAAQRSTNFAVDVARYDLAAAKTALKYSAAQEIDAAEKVPIRAPVTGQILKIHHECKGVVTAGQPILEVGDTSQLEVEIEVLSEDAVSIIPGMRVLFHRWGKNQQPLEGRVRTIEPVGFTKVSALGVEEQRVLIIADITSPYEQWSRLGDGYRVEAQFILWEEKNVLQIPASALFHYQDAWAVFVLENGRAYRRVIKIGQRNGLVAQVFDGLTMEEKVILYPDDTISNGKRVKVRTYN, from the coding sequence ATGAAACTACCTCATCACACCGGATTGATTGGGACAATCGTTGCCATCATCGTCGGTCTGGTTATTGGATTCTGGCCACAACCGAGTTGGGTGGAGGTGGCAAGGGTTTCACGCGCTCCACTGCTGGTGACGGTAGTCGAAGAGGGCAAGACCCGCGTGATCGACCGATACATAATTTCGGCACCGGTGACCGGTGTGGCCTGTCGTGTTGACATGAATGTTGGGGACAACGTGACGCAAGGCCAGGTATTACTGGGGCTTGACCCCATGCAATCGGAAGTGCTGGATCCACGACGTCGGGAGGAAGCAAAAGCAAGGGTGGCCGCAGCGGCTTCAGCCTTGCGCGCTGCTGAAGAAAATGCCCGCGCAGCCAAGGCAGATGCCGATTATGCCGCAACCGAGCTAACTCGAATTAAAAAGCTGTTTGAGACAGGGCATGTTTCTCATGATGTCATGGACAAAGCGAACACAGCTGCGCACAGTACCAGTGCGGCCCAGCGTTCTACAAATTTTGCAGTGGACGTTGCCCGATATGATCTGGCGGCTGCCAAAACCGCCCTGAAATATTCAGCGGCACAGGAAATCGATGCTGCCGAAAAAGTCCCGATTCGAGCACCGGTTACCGGACAGATTTTGAAGATCCACCATGAATGCAAGGGTGTGGTGACGGCTGGTCAGCCGATCCTTGAGGTGGGTGATACAAGTCAACTGGAGGTGGAAATCGAGGTTTTATCTGAGGATGCAGTCAGTATTATACCCGGCATGCGCGTGTTGTTTCACCGATGGGGAAAAAACCAACAGCCACTAGAAGGCCGTGTCCGCACGATTGAGCCGGTCGGTTTCACCAAAGTATCGGCACTGGGTGTTGAAGAGCAGCGTGTGTTAATCATTGCCGATATTACTTCACCATATGAACAATGGTCACGGTTAGGAGATGGCTATCGCGTCGAGGCACAGTTCATTCTCTGGGAAGAAAAAAATGTCTTGCAGATCCCTGCCAGTGCACTGTTTCATTATCAGGATGCCTGGGCCGTATTTGTACTGGAAAATGGCCGTGCCTACCGACGGGTAATTAAAATTGGCCAGCGTAACGGGCTGGTGGCCCAGGTGTTCGACGGATTGACCATGGAAGAAAAAGTTATTTTGTATCCCGATGATACGATCAGTAACGGTAAGCGAGTGAAGGTGCGTACGTATAACTAA
- a CDS encoding alpha/beta fold hydrolase has product MKKFLKWIGITFVSLVILSGIFLVISYSYNKYTVQQWLKDPFSRGEMIDIGTHKLYAAVKGEGSPAVILIAGGNSFSWGWWDIQDELAKTTKVLTYDRAGYGWSEVSPEPYSSKQIVTELHTLLQKLAIDPPYIVVGASMGGIYTKHFAKLYPDEISGAVFVDPSARDEKKLRDPKYQQGVLRQSKKISRNEISAKLGLFRFYADYLLRMHKVPEFQRAFGVEALSNPIQHKQFSKHFSSLYRIDGNHYLNAPTGFPNVPVKVIVQDNEVTIKYAYEVDEINKGNPEQKVRAYLKAAKERQRQNYMTLSSNSEWVLAKGSGHNIQFDRPDLVISSVNKIIRDIKNSSQDMSDGKN; this is encoded by the coding sequence ATGAAAAAATTCTTAAAGTGGATTGGAATAACATTTGTTTCTCTGGTTATATTGAGCGGAATATTTTTAGTGATAAGTTACTCCTACAACAAATACACAGTGCAACAGTGGCTGAAAGATCCATTCTCACGAGGAGAAATGATAGACATTGGCACCCACAAACTCTATGCCGCAGTTAAGGGGGAGGGTTCTCCAGCCGTTATTTTAATAGCGGGTGGAAATTCCTTCTCGTGGGGTTGGTGGGATATCCAGGATGAACTGGCCAAAACGACTAAAGTGCTTACCTATGATCGGGCAGGTTATGGATGGAGCGAGGTAAGTCCCGAGCCGTACTCAAGTAAACAGATCGTTACAGAGTTGCATACTTTATTGCAGAAGTTGGCCATTGATCCACCTTATATTGTTGTGGGCGCCTCCATGGGTGGTATCTATACAAAACACTTTGCAAAACTTTATCCCGATGAAATTAGTGGTGCCGTATTTGTTGATCCATCGGCCCGGGATGAGAAAAAATTGCGCGATCCAAAATACCAGCAGGGGGTATTGAGGCAAAGTAAAAAGATTTCGCGGAACGAAATTTCCGCCAAACTGGGCCTGTTCAGATTTTACGCCGATTATTTACTTCGCATGCACAAGGTTCCCGAATTTCAAAGGGCCTTTGGTGTTGAAGCACTTTCTAATCCTATTCAACATAAACAATTCTCGAAGCATTTTTCCTCACTTTACCGGATAGATGGCAACCACTATTTGAATGCTCCAACTGGTTTTCCGAATGTGCCAGTAAAAGTAATTGTTCAGGATAATGAAGTGACAATTAAATACGCATATGAGGTTGATGAAATAAATAAAGGAAATCCAGAACAAAAAGTAAGAGCCTATTTAAAGGCCGCCAAGGAACGGCAACGACAAAATTACATGACGCTATCTAGTAATAGCGAGTGGGTGTTGGCAAAAGGAAGCGGGCATAATATTCAATTTGACCGTCCTGACTTGGTTATAAGCTCAGTTAACAAAATAATACGCGATATCAAGAATTCGAGCCAGGATATGTCTGACGGGAAAAACTAA
- the proB gene encoding glutamate 5-kinase, with amino-acid sequence MMKIRADISKTKNWVVKIGSALLTNDGRGLDTAAINTWVEQIVALRNSGVQITLVSSGAVAEGMQRLGWQKRPHEIHKLQAAAAVGQMGLVQCYESAFQKHGIHTAQILLTHEDLSSRERYINARSTLRTLHGVNVIPIVNENDTVVTDEIRFGDNDTLAALVANLVEADLLVILTDQQGLFDSDPRSNADAKLIHQAEAKDDSLMAMAGEGSALGRGGMLTKIRAARLASRSGTATVIASGRSEQVLSTIRGGDEVGSFLTAESEVLAARKQWLAGQLKMRGSLQIDAGAVTKLSQSGSSLLAVGVTAVEGEFARGEVVRCVDAAGREIARGLINYNAEESRRIMGQTSERIEALLGYVGEPELIHRDNLVLS; translated from the coding sequence ATAATGAAAATCCGCGCCGACATCTCCAAGACAAAAAACTGGGTCGTCAAGATCGGCAGCGCGCTGTTGACCAATGACGGCCGCGGTCTGGATACCGCCGCCATTAATACCTGGGTCGAACAAATCGTCGCCCTGCGTAACAGTGGCGTGCAGATCACACTGGTGTCTTCCGGTGCGGTCGCCGAAGGCATGCAACGTCTCGGCTGGCAAAAACGTCCGCATGAAATTCACAAACTCCAGGCCGCCGCCGCCGTTGGCCAAATGGGCCTGGTGCAGTGTTACGAGTCGGCCTTTCAGAAACACGGTATCCATACCGCGCAGATCCTGCTGACCCACGAAGACCTCTCCAGTCGTGAGCGTTACATCAATGCCCGCAGTACCCTGCGTACCCTGCATGGCGTCAATGTGATCCCGATCGTCAATGAAAACGATACCGTGGTCACCGACGAGATCCGCTTTGGTGATAACGATACCCTCGCCGCGCTGGTCGCCAACCTCGTTGAGGCCGACCTGCTCGTGATCCTTACCGATCAACAGGGCCTGTTCGACAGCGACCCACGCAGTAACGCTGATGCAAAATTAATCCACCAGGCCGAGGCCAAGGACGATTCACTCATGGCCATGGCCGGTGAGGGCTCGGCACTCGGCCGTGGCGGCATGCTCACCAAGATCCGTGCCGCACGGCTGGCCTCGCGTTCCGGCACTGCCACCGTGATCGCCTCCGGTCGCAGCGAACAGGTCTTATCAACTATTCGTGGCGGTGATGAAGTCGGCAGCTTCCTTACCGCCGAGAGTGAAGTGCTCGCCGCACGCAAGCAATGGCTGGCCGGGCAGTTGAAGATGCGCGGCAGCCTGCAAATCGATGCCGGCGCGGTGACAAAACTCAGCCAGTCGGGCAGCAGCCTGCTGGCCGTCGGTGTCACGGCAGTAGAGGGGGAGTTTGCCCGTGGTGAGGTGGTGCGTTGTGTTGATGCCGCGGGTCGGGAGATTGCACGCGGGCTGATTAATTACAACGCCGAAGAATCACGCCGCATCATGGGTCAGACCAGTGAGCGTATTGAAGCCTTGCTCGGTTATGTCGGTGAGCCAGAGCTGATTCACCGCGATAACCTGGTGCTGTCATAG
- the cgtA gene encoding Obg family GTPase CgtA — protein MQFVDEVNIKVEAGDGGNGCVGFRREKYIPRGGPDGGDGGDGGSVYFVGEQGLNTLADFRFTKSFRAERGENGKGRQCTGKGGEDIYIQVPLGTMVWDRDTEEMIGDVTKQGQTLKVAQGGHHGLGNIHFKSSTNRAPRQATSGTEGERRRLRLELKVLADVGLLGLPNAGKSTLLSRVSAARPKVADYPFTTLHPNLGVVSIETHRSFVIADIPGLIEGASEGAGLGIRFLKHLARTRLLLHLVDVQPPGGLSDPAEDVKVLAAELEKFSEELAALPRWLVLNKLDVLPEAEREAHCQGIIDRLEWSGPVFKISAVSGMGTKELMGAIMDYIEQRARDERERAEQAAYEAQREKQASKDES, from the coding sequence ATGCAATTCGTCGATGAAGTAAACATCAAGGTAGAGGCAGGCGACGGCGGTAATGGCTGTGTCGGTTTTCGCCGTGAGAAGTACATCCCCAGAGGCGGCCCGGATGGCGGCGACGGCGGCGATGGCGGCAGCGTTTATTTTGTCGGTGAGCAGGGCCTGAATACCCTCGCCGATTTTCGTTTTACCAAATCCTTCCGCGCCGAGCGTGGTGAGAATGGCAAGGGTCGGCAGTGCACCGGTAAGGGTGGTGAGGATATTTATATCCAGGTGCCGCTCGGCACCATGGTCTGGGATAGAGACACCGAAGAAATGATCGGCGATGTCACCAAACAGGGACAGACCCTCAAGGTGGCGCAGGGCGGGCATCACGGCCTCGGCAATATTCACTTCAAGAGCAGTACCAATCGTGCGCCGCGTCAGGCGACCTCGGGCACCGAGGGAGAACGTCGCCGTCTGCGCCTGGAATTGAAGGTACTGGCCGATGTCGGGCTGCTGGGCCTGCCGAATGCCGGCAAGTCGACCTTGCTGAGCCGGGTCTCGGCGGCACGCCCGAAGGTGGCCGACTACCCGTTTACGACCCTGCACCCGAACCTGGGCGTGGTCAGTATTGAGACACACCGCAGTTTCGTGATTGCCGATATCCCCGGGCTGATCGAAGGTGCCTCGGAAGGCGCCGGCCTGGGTATTCGTTTCCTCAAGCACCTGGCACGTACGCGGTTGCTCTTGCACCTGGTTGATGTGCAGCCTCCGGGCGGGCTCAGTGACCCGGCGGAGGATGTCAAGGTGCTGGCCGCCGAACTGGAAAAGTTCAGTGAGGAACTGGCCGCGCTGCCGCGCTGGCTGGTGCTGAACAAACTCGACGTGTTGCCGGAAGCCGAACGTGAGGCACACTGCCAGGGCATTATTGATCGCCTCGAATGGTCCGGGCCGGTGTTCAAGATCTCCGCCGTCAGCGGCATGGGCACAAAAGAATTAATGGGTGCGATCATGGACTATATTGAACAGCGCGCCAGGGATGAGAGGGAACGTGCCGAGCAGGCAGCGTACGAGGCACAAAGAGAAAAACAGGCGTCAAAGGACGAGTCATAA
- the rpmA gene encoding 50S ribosomal protein L27 — protein MAHKKAGGSTRNGRDSESKRLGVKRYGGEAVLAGNILVRQRGTKFNPGSNVGCGRDHTLFAKADGKVLFEVKGPKKRTFVSIVAA, from the coding sequence ATGGCACATAAAAAAGCAGGCGGTAGTACACGTAACGGTCGCGATTCAGAGTCGAAACGACTTGGCGTGAAGCGTTACGGTGGTGAAGCAGTCCTGGCCGGTAACATCCTGGTTCGTCAGCGTGGTACCAAGTTCAATCCTGGTAGCAACGTAGGTTGTGGTCGTGACCACACCCTGTTTGCGAAGGCAGACGGCAAGGTACTTTTTGAAGTTAAGGGCCCGAAGAAGCGCACCTTTGTCAGCATTGTCGCGGCATAA
- the rplU gene encoding 50S ribosomal protein L21 yields MYAVIATGGKQYRVTEGQTLKVEKLTADVGASFDIDKVLMVANGDDVKIGKPYIDGGKVTATVKSHGRGEKIRIIKFRRRKHSRTTQGHRQSYTELEITGIAG; encoded by the coding sequence ATGTACGCGGTAATTGCGACCGGTGGCAAACAGTATCGAGTAACGGAAGGCCAGACCCTCAAGGTCGAGAAGCTGACCGCTGATGTAGGCGCCTCATTCGATATTGATAAGGTACTCATGGTTGCGAACGGCGACGATGTTAAGATTGGCAAGCCCTATATTGATGGCGGCAAGGTAACGGCCACGGTGAAATCACACGGTCGCGGCGAAAAGATTCGCATTATCAAGTTCCGTCGTCGTAAACATTCGCGCACGACACAGGGCCATCGTCAGTCCTATACAGAACTCGAAATCACCGGCATCGCCGGCTGA
- the ispB gene encoding octaprenyl diphosphate synthase, whose translation MDLNAVQALIAEDMQAVDTLIKTRLHSEVALVNQLGHYIVHSGGKRLRPMLHLLCARAAGYEGQHHHALAAIIEFIHTATLLHDDVVDGSSLRRGQDTANALFGNEASVLVGDFLYSRAFEMMVEIGEMRVMDILSHATNTIAEGEVMQLMNVHDADTTEENYLNVIHCKTAKLFEAAGQLGAVIQGAPAEQEQALSDYGMYLGSAFQLIDDVLDYSASSEDIGKNIGDDLAEGKPTLPLIYTMRYGTPEQAVLVRTAIESGGLEQIDAVMEAVESTGAIQYTADSARQAADKAIAALQVLPDSKYREALQTLAEFSVNRSF comes from the coding sequence ATGGATTTGAACGCTGTACAGGCCCTGATCGCCGAGGATATGCAGGCGGTCGACACGCTCATCAAGACCCGACTCCACTCTGAGGTGGCGCTGGTTAACCAGCTTGGTCATTATATTGTGCACAGTGGCGGCAAGCGCCTGCGACCCATGCTGCACCTGCTCTGTGCCCGTGCCGCCGGTTATGAGGGCCAGCACCACCACGCGCTAGCGGCGATCATCGAGTTCATCCATACCGCCACCCTGCTCCACGATGACGTTGTAGATGGCTCCAGCCTGCGCCGTGGCCAGGACACCGCCAACGCCCTGTTCGGCAATGAGGCCAGCGTGCTGGTCGGCGATTTCCTCTATTCACGCGCCTTCGAGATGATGGTCGAGATCGGCGAGATGCGGGTCATGGATATCCTCTCGCACGCCACCAATACCATCGCCGAGGGCGAGGTCATGCAGCTGATGAATGTGCATGATGCCGACACCACAGAAGAAAATTATCTGAATGTCATCCACTGCAAAACCGCCAAGCTGTTCGAGGCGGCCGGTCAATTAGGCGCCGTGATCCAGGGCGCCCCGGCCGAGCAGGAACAGGCCCTCTCCGACTACGGCATGTACCTGGGTTCGGCCTTCCAGCTCATCGATGACGTGCTCGACTACAGCGCCAGCAGCGAGGATATCGGCAAGAACATTGGCGATGACCTGGCCGAGGGCAAACCCACCCTTCCCCTGATCTATACCATGCGTTACGGCACACCCGAACAGGCCGTGCTGGTGCGCACGGCCATTGAGAGCGGCGGCCTGGAACAAATCGATGCGGTAATGGAAGCCGTTGAATCTACCGGGGCCATCCAATACACTGCCGATTCTGCACGGCAGGCGGCCGACAAGGCCATTGCCGCCCTGCAGGTCCTGCCGGATTCGAAATACCGCGAGGCCTTACAGACGCTCGCTGAATTCTCGGTGAACCGCAGTTTTTAA